A genomic window from Salvelinus sp. IW2-2015 unplaced genomic scaffold, ASM291031v2 Un_scaffold4668, whole genome shotgun sequence includes:
- the hspb3 gene encoding heat shock protein beta-3 produces the protein MDWEEGRTMEGLSITHWVNSPVRHQALFQGRDLDDCVEDHDLFALPGPAFPDPGVVKPGPGVVKLEGVCEGTATSQPQRTEPVYQVLLDVSQFRPEDIMIQVFEGWLLIKAQHGARMDEHGFVTRSFTRQYPLPENLQHAGGLRALLCHDGIMVVESKQRTPVRIQHSEEDPY, from the coding sequence ATGGACTGGGAGGAAGGCAGAACCATGGAGGGACTGTCTATAACCCACTGGGTGAACAGCCCAGTCCGCCACCAGGCCCTGTTCCAAGGAAGGGACTTGGACGACTGTGTGGAGGACCATGACTTATTCGCCCTGCCCGGGCCTGCCTTCCCCGACCCTGGGGTAGTGAAGCCTGGCCCTGGGGTAGTGAAGCTAGAAGGGGTCTGCGAAGGTACTGCCACATCCCAGCCCCAGCGGACTGAGCCTGTTTACCAGGTGCTTCTGGACGTGTCCCAGTTCAGACCTGAGGATATCATGATTCAGGTGTTTGAGGGATGGCTCTTGATCAAGGCTCAGCATGGAGCCAGAATGGATGAACATGGGTTTGTTACCCGAAGCTTCACCCGTCAGTACCCACTACCTGAGAACCTACAGCATGCGGGGGGTCTGAGGGCTCTGCTATGTCACGATGGGATAATGGTGGTGGAATCCAAACAGAGAACACCTGTCAGGATACAACACAGTGAGGAGGACCCCTATTGA